In one Lolium rigidum isolate FL_2022 chromosome 3, APGP_CSIRO_Lrig_0.1, whole genome shotgun sequence genomic region, the following are encoded:
- the LOC124699311 gene encoding non-specific lipid-transfer protein 1-like, which yields MARAAATLQLLLVAVVAAMLLAAPHTADAAISCGHVNAALSPCILYARGLAGAPSAACCGGVKSLAAATKTTADRRAACSCLKMAASRMTGLNNGNTANIPAKCGVSVPYGDISASVDCSKVN from the coding sequence ATGGCACGCGCTGCAGCTACCCTTCAGCTCCTGCTGGTCGCCGTGGTGGCAGCGATGCTCCTCGCAGCGCCTCACACCGCCGACGCGGCCATCTCCTGCGGCCACGTGAACGCCGCCCTCAGCCCCTGCATCCTCTACGCGCGCGGCCTCGCCGGCGCCCCGTCCGCGGCTTGCTGCGGCGGCGTCAAGAGCCTCGCCGCGGCGACGAAGACCACTGCCGACAGGCGCGCCGCATGCAGCTGCCTCAAGATGGCCGCCAGCCGCATGACCGGGCTCAACAACGGCAACACCGCCAACATCCCGGCCAAGTGCGGCGTCAGCGTCCCCTACGGCGATATCAGCGCCTCCGTCGACTGCTCCAAGGTCAATTGA